In Polynucleobacter sp. TUM22923, one genomic interval encodes:
- a CDS encoding choloylglycine hydrolase family protein — protein MKKLLSILIATSLGFAPLANACTSFLLSGNDGGYVYGRTMEFGLPLKSQLMTVPRNIAMLGVGVDGKPGTGRNWTTKYATVGMNGLGLPILVDGMNEKGLVGGLLNAPNTAVFQAVAPEQSANSISSAQILTYALTNFATVEEVKVGLKSIMVNRSTIPQFGNKTAPIHMTLHDAKGKSIAVEYIQGQLQITDNPTHVMTNDPVFADHLASIGNYANLSPVEKDPLVINGTKFYPPSTGSGLHGLPGDYLSTSRFIRAVFLSKSVPTTHSTERQINSAWHILGSFDIPPGAVQTVAGSAYGGSVAGIEVTEWSAVADNKNMTYFIKMYDNSNVQKFDMKKMDINAKEIKYINVDKPQTYIQLN, from the coding sequence ATGAAAAAACTACTCAGCATTCTCATCGCGACTTCTCTCGGCTTTGCCCCATTAGCAAATGCTTGTACAAGCTTCCTTTTATCAGGCAACGATGGCGGGTATGTTTATGGGCGCACTATGGAATTTGGCTTGCCTTTAAAGTCTCAGTTAATGACGGTTCCTAGGAATATAGCAATGCTTGGTGTAGGGGTTGATGGAAAGCCGGGCACCGGAAGGAACTGGACCACTAAATATGCCACGGTTGGTATGAATGGCTTGGGATTGCCGATACTGGTTGATGGGATGAATGAAAAAGGCTTAGTAGGTGGCTTACTAAATGCGCCCAATACAGCAGTCTTCCAAGCAGTTGCACCTGAACAGTCAGCTAATAGTATTTCTTCTGCGCAAATATTGACTTATGCCTTGACTAATTTTGCAACAGTTGAAGAAGTAAAGGTTGGCTTAAAGTCTATTATGGTTAATCGCTCAACAATTCCTCAGTTCGGCAATAAGACAGCGCCAATACACATGACTTTGCATGATGCCAAAGGAAAAAGTATTGCTGTTGAGTACATTCAGGGTCAACTTCAAATTACTGACAATCCAACGCATGTAATGACTAACGATCCAGTATTTGCTGACCATTTGGCTTCTATTGGTAACTATGCCAACCTATCGCCAGTAGAGAAAGACCCGTTAGTTATTAATGGGACAAAATTTTACCCACCTAGCACTGGTAGCGGCTTGCATGGATTGCCAGGCGATTATTTGAGCACTAGTCGTTTTATTCGTGCAGTGTTCCTTTCTAAGTCGGTGCCAACAACCCATTCGACAGAGAGGCAAATCAATTCTGCGTGGCATATCCTAGGTAGTTTTGACATTCCTCCAGGAGCTGTACAAACCGTTGCAGGCAGTGCTTATGGCGGCAGTGTAGCTGGTATAGAGGTAACTGAATGGTCTGCAGTTGCGGATAATAAAAACATGACTTACTTTATCAAGATGTATGACAACTCTAATGTTCAAAAGTTTGACATGAAAAAAATGGATATAAATGCTAAGGAAATAAAATATATTAACGTGGATAAACCGCAAACATATATTCAATTGAATTAA
- a CDS encoding sulfurtransferase, whose product MLTLFKKYLPLLALALLSVNALAQKNDAILSTEQVQKAIERGAILWDVRDEKSYLRGHIPGAINFGEVGQTLRDPNKEDYIPIEQIQKLFNAAGLDINREIVVYGGRGNPYAYFGMYTINYFGGKQAEIYHDGIDGWKSAGLPMAIDRQTLAPVSVALKEQAQMNVTNAEMQKLIQAGRLQVIDARTPDEYAGKDVRAIRGGHIPNAINIPFEENWQEPDTAIKLSKKQVPDNAGMALKSTADLKKLYSKLDPDKETVVYCQSGVRAAETAVVLKNLGFKKVKVYDSSWLGWGNNLNAPVAEETFLNVGALNAKIAAMQGKITQLEEALKAKNN is encoded by the coding sequence ATGCTGACCTTATTTAAGAAATACCTTCCATTGCTAGCTTTAGCACTTCTGTCAGTCAATGCATTGGCTCAGAAAAATGACGCCATCCTAAGTACAGAGCAAGTGCAGAAAGCGATTGAACGCGGCGCAATCTTGTGGGATGTTCGAGATGAAAAAAGTTATTTGCGTGGACATATTCCCGGGGCAATTAACTTTGGCGAAGTAGGTCAGACCTTAAGAGATCCCAATAAGGAAGACTACATACCTATTGAGCAAATTCAAAAATTATTTAATGCTGCCGGTTTGGATATCAATCGCGAGATAGTGGTGTACGGAGGGCGTGGCAATCCTTACGCCTATTTTGGTATGTACACCATCAATTATTTTGGCGGTAAACAGGCGGAGATTTACCACGATGGTATTGATGGTTGGAAATCTGCGGGCCTTCCTATGGCAATAGACCGTCAAACCTTGGCGCCTGTATCTGTTGCGTTAAAGGAGCAAGCTCAAATGAATGTAACTAATGCAGAAATGCAGAAATTAATTCAAGCGGGTCGTTTACAAGTTATTGATGCACGAACACCTGATGAGTATGCGGGTAAGGATGTCAGGGCTATTCGGGGTGGCCACATTCCCAATGCGATCAACATTCCCTTTGAGGAAAATTGGCAAGAGCCAGATACCGCAATAAAGCTTAGCAAAAAACAGGTGCCTGACAATGCTGGAATGGCCCTGAAAAGTACGGCAGATCTGAAAAAGCTGTATTCCAAATTAGATCCGGATAAAGAAACGGTGGTGTACTGCCAGAGCGGCGTTCGCGCTGCCGAGACTGCCGTTGTCCTCAAAAATTTGGGCTTCAAAAAAGTAAAGGTCTATGACTCATCATGGCTTGGATGGGGAAATAACCTCAATGCCCCTGTGGCTGAAGAGACCTTTCTTAATGTCGGCGCTTTAAATGCCAAAATTGCAGCTATGCAAGGTAAGATCACTCAGCTAGAGGAAGCTCTTAAGGCAAAAAATAATTGA
- a CDS encoding lipase family protein: MFCKFQSLWILIGSFILVSLFPAISQAEPAVPAFYQAVIQMKADGRLGQVIKKVPVKTQVPGAQAWRIAYISSDVQGRKTISTGLVMAPIGKAPVGGRPLLVWAHGTTGTAQNCGPSQIDNPAQSLNQYFLINGNSWTDYGLPSIEHFIKQGYVVVATDYQGLGGGGKHQYAVSATNARDAINSARAAATISELGAGSKAVMYGWSQGGGSTLAAAGLNKYITQAGTAKDGIEFLGFVALAPLDLVAAIPPGKLNDESAQKLLMGLEESFGGNVFNFAHFAMAMWGSTNAFSNIQLSNIFTDEGAKVVDEIMSNKCMHTLADTLNYNFGASFKSLLKPQAENAQAWAEAFKAGGVSSEKPIAPVIIYWGAADTVLPPSMGQAYRQKMCQQGGNVARVQLPGKQTHFSTPAASATSYIAWIADRFAGKEMVSGCISEVVME; encoded by the coding sequence ATGTTTTGTAAATTCCAGTCCCTTTGGATTCTTATTGGATCTTTTATATTGGTATCACTATTTCCGGCCATTAGCCAAGCTGAGCCAGCAGTTCCTGCGTTTTATCAGGCAGTGATCCAAATGAAAGCGGATGGTAGGTTGGGCCAAGTTATTAAAAAAGTACCTGTAAAGACGCAGGTTCCAGGCGCGCAGGCATGGCGAATCGCCTATATATCCTCTGATGTTCAGGGCCGCAAAACCATCTCAACCGGCTTGGTAATGGCCCCGATTGGAAAAGCGCCGGTGGGGGGTAGACCTTTGCTAGTTTGGGCGCATGGCACAACTGGCACTGCGCAAAACTGCGGGCCATCTCAAATTGATAATCCTGCTCAATCACTTAATCAATATTTCTTAATCAATGGAAACTCTTGGACAGACTACGGCCTACCTAGTATTGAGCATTTCATTAAACAAGGCTATGTGGTTGTGGCAACAGACTATCAAGGTTTAGGCGGTGGCGGAAAGCATCAATATGCTGTTTCTGCAACCAATGCAAGAGATGCAATTAATTCAGCTAGAGCTGCAGCCACCATAAGTGAATTAGGGGCGGGATCTAAGGCGGTAATGTATGGCTGGTCACAAGGTGGCGGCTCCACCTTGGCTGCTGCAGGTTTAAATAAGTACATCACCCAAGCGGGCACGGCAAAAGATGGAATCGAGTTTTTAGGATTCGTTGCCTTAGCGCCACTTGATCTTGTGGCAGCAATTCCGCCGGGTAAATTAAATGATGAAAGTGCTCAGAAATTGCTAATGGGGTTAGAGGAAAGTTTCGGGGGGAATGTTTTTAATTTCGCTCACTTTGCTATGGCTATGTGGGGCAGCACTAATGCATTCTCTAATATTCAATTAAGCAACATCTTTACTGATGAGGGTGCTAAGGTGGTGGATGAGATTATGTCCAATAAGTGTATGCATACTCTTGCTGATACGTTGAACTATAACTTTGGAGCTAGCTTTAAGTCATTATTAAAACCCCAGGCAGAAAATGCTCAGGCTTGGGCTGAAGCATTTAAAGCAGGCGGCGTTTCTTCAGAAAAGCCAATTGCTCCAGTGATCATTTACTGGGGAGCGGCGGATACAGTATTGCCCCCATCAATGGGGCAAGCCTATAGACAAAAAATGTGCCAACAAGGTGGTAATGTCGCTAGAGTGCAGCTGCCAGGAAAGCAAACGCACTTTAGTACTCCAGCGGCATCAGCTACTTCATATATTGCCTGGATAGCCGATCGTTTTGCTGGTAAAGAGATGGTGAGCGGTTGTATTTCTGAGGTAGTGATGGAGTAG
- a CDS encoding superoxide dismutase family protein — MKPISLVLGVTTVLLLSACQSMEHGTGQKASSILDSRSGSNTKGTVNFVWQGHDVLVTGNFSGLKPNAEQGFHVHEKGDCSAPDATSAGGHFNPDATSHGMPNAAASHAGDMPNIKSDANGNAVYSAKLSGFAVSTGSNGILGRSVVIHRDPDDYKSQPAGNSGPRIACGLIK, encoded by the coding sequence ATGAAGCCAATTTCTTTAGTGCTTGGAGTGACAACAGTATTGCTACTAAGTGCATGCCAATCTATGGAGCATGGTACGGGGCAAAAAGCATCATCGATATTAGATTCGCGCTCTGGATCCAATACAAAAGGGACTGTAAATTTTGTTTGGCAAGGTCATGACGTATTGGTTACCGGCAATTTTTCTGGACTTAAACCAAATGCCGAGCAAGGATTTCATGTTCATGAAAAAGGCGATTGTTCAGCCCCCGATGCTACTAGTGCGGGCGGCCATTTCAACCCAGATGCCACATCCCATGGCATGCCAAATGCGGCCGCAAGTCATGCAGGAGATATGCCTAATATAAAGTCTGATGCTAACGGAAATGCAGTGTATTCAGCGAAGTTGAGTGGATTTGCTGTGAGCACTGGATCAAACGGAATATTGGGAAGATCTGTTGTGATTCATCGCGACCCAGATGACTACAAGTCTCAACCAGCTGGCAACTCTGGACCTAGAATTGCTTGCGGTTTGATTAAGTAA
- a CDS encoding cytochrome d ubiquinol oxidase subunit II, with protein MNLDYSLASNWLPLFFFGAMGVSFLLYVVLDGYDLGVGILLRRAGDEDKDVMISSIGPFWDANETWLVLAVGLLLVAFPYAHGVILTELYLPAALMLMGLILRGVSFDFRVKVNIEQKPLWNFLFYFGSLVASLMQGIMIGRVIIGFESGWQGWLFSLLVALFLPIGYSLLGACWLIMKTEGELQKKAVQWAKGSLWLSACGIALVSIATPWFSPEIFHKWFTFPAFYWLMPIPIATGLLFILMHKILFDFDHDHYHAQWIPFVSTVGIFWLALLGIAYSLFPYLVMDQVTIWEAAASTDALWMIFWGAVVVLPMILAYTAYSYKIFWGKTEELTYH; from the coding sequence ATGAATTTAGACTATTCACTCGCCAGCAATTGGCTGCCATTATTCTTTTTTGGCGCCATGGGGGTTTCATTTTTACTGTATGTCGTCTTGGACGGCTACGATCTTGGCGTTGGCATTCTGTTGCGCCGAGCGGGAGATGAGGATAAAGATGTCATGATTTCCTCTATCGGCCCTTTTTGGGACGCTAACGAAACCTGGCTTGTATTGGCGGTAGGCCTGCTTCTGGTGGCCTTTCCCTACGCTCATGGGGTAATTCTTACAGAGCTGTATTTGCCAGCCGCTCTAATGCTCATGGGACTAATCTTACGGGGTGTTTCTTTTGACTTCAGGGTTAAGGTCAATATTGAGCAAAAGCCTTTATGGAATTTTTTATTTTATTTTGGAAGTCTCGTAGCCTCTTTAATGCAGGGAATCATGATTGGCAGAGTGATTATTGGTTTTGAATCTGGCTGGCAGGGCTGGCTTTTCTCATTACTAGTAGCCTTGTTTTTACCGATTGGCTATTCATTACTGGGCGCCTGTTGGTTGATTATGAAAACAGAGGGTGAGCTACAGAAAAAAGCAGTTCAGTGGGCCAAGGGATCATTGTGGTTAAGTGCTTGCGGTATTGCATTAGTCTCCATTGCAACCCCTTGGTTTAGCCCAGAAATTTTTCACAAATGGTTTACTTTCCCTGCCTTCTACTGGCTAATGCCGATTCCAATTGCTACTGGCCTGCTATTTATTTTGATGCATAAGATTTTGTTTGATTTTGACCATGATCACTATCATGCCCAATGGATCCCATTTGTATCTACGGTAGGTATTTTTTGGTTGGCTTTATTAGGAATTGCCTACAGCCTATTTCCATACTTGGTCATGGATCAGGTGACGATCTGGGAGGCTGCCGCCTCAACAGATGCCTTATGGATGATTTTTTGGGGTGCTGTAGTGGTACTTCCGATGATCCTTGCCTACACGGCTTATTCTTACAAGATTTTCTGGGGAAAGACTGAGGAGCTCACTTATCATTAA
- a CDS encoding patatin-like phospholipase family protein, translating into MTQSSRRTFLKSSAIGVAAVAGSQAMAQSSAPSPSALAQVGALEASKLLATTANWNDGLAHPIPYKPMLGLGKERGLAFGGGGIVLISWYVGYFHALKTQGLEMNNTDIVVGTSAGSLFGSMLMNGNVWRITKELDLFKDFPKILAKLVPETQFNESQMRAKKIATTVKDASLESIQSLGRASMAARNSTGEGQYKKTVEDLIGVTTWPSKDLYITAMDCYTGERLVVSQSSNISASIACAASSSLAGGAGPTFLKDRLCMDGGMCQTSTHTDVIAGVKKAVVFSLGDGTREEVKRNLKTTNFPDTLLQEIASLKAQGTKTMHIIAGLPPGMTKIDSVMDPNLIAPFMKYGFDRGMAEAAKLKEFWA; encoded by the coding sequence ATGACTCAATCTTCACGTCGCACCTTTTTAAAAAGCTCTGCTATTGGCGTTGCTGCTGTTGCTGGTTCACAAGCGATGGCCCAGTCTTCGGCCCCTTCACCAAGTGCGCTTGCTCAGGTAGGTGCTCTAGAGGCAAGCAAGCTTTTAGCCACCACTGCCAACTGGAATGATGGCTTAGCGCATCCGATTCCTTATAAGCCGATGCTAGGACTAGGAAAAGAGCGTGGGCTCGCCTTTGGTGGAGGCGGTATTGTTTTGATTTCTTGGTATGTGGGCTATTTCCATGCCTTAAAAACACAAGGCTTAGAAATGAACAACACTGATATTGTTGTTGGCACTTCGGCCGGCTCTCTTTTTGGCTCAATGTTGATGAATGGCAATGTGTGGCGCATCACTAAAGAGCTTGATCTCTTTAAAGATTTCCCTAAGATTCTCGCTAAACTAGTGCCAGAGACGCAATTTAATGAGAGTCAAATGCGGGCTAAAAAAATAGCAACCACCGTTAAAGATGCCAGCCTCGAATCTATTCAATCTCTTGGGCGTGCCTCAATGGCAGCGCGTAATAGTACGGGTGAAGGCCAGTATAAGAAAACAGTAGAGGATTTAATCGGTGTAACCACGTGGCCATCGAAGGATTTGTACATTACTGCAATGGATTGCTATACAGGAGAAAGATTAGTTGTTTCGCAATCGAGCAATATTTCTGCCTCGATTGCCTGTGCTGCAAGCTCATCTTTAGCTGGTGGTGCTGGCCCAACCTTTTTAAAGGACAGACTTTGCATGGACGGCGGCATGTGTCAAACCAGCACCCATACTGATGTCATTGCCGGAGTTAAAAAAGCGGTCGTATTTTCTCTTGGCGATGGTACACGGGAAGAAGTAAAGAGAAATTTAAAGACAACTAATTTTCCAGACACTTTGCTACAAGAGATTGCAAGCTTAAAAGCGCAGGGTACAAAAACAATGCATATCATTGCTGGATTGCCACCGGGCATGACAAAAATTGATAGTGTCATGGACCCAAATCTGATTGCTCCTTTTATGAAATATGGATTTGATCGAGGCATGGCAGAGGCCGCAAAGCTTAAAGAGTTTTGGGCTTAA
- a CDS encoding Dps family protein, producing MTKIKSKSLNIDIGISESNRKKIAEGLSDLLADSYTLYMMTHNFHWNVKGPQFNTLHNMFMAQYTEQWAALDLIAERIRALGYPAPGTYSEFIKRASIKEISGVPKAEEMIAYLVKAQEATAKTARKLFNVVDSANDQPTADVLTQRIDIHEKTAWMLRSLLED from the coding sequence ATGACAAAAATAAAAAGTAAGAGCCTCAATATTGATATTGGTATATCTGAATCGAACAGAAAAAAAATAGCAGAGGGTCTTTCAGATCTGTTGGCTGATAGTTATACGCTGTATATGATGACTCACAACTTTCACTGGAATGTGAAGGGCCCACAATTTAATACCCTTCACAATATGTTTATGGCTCAATATACCGAGCAATGGGCTGCATTGGATTTAATTGCTGAGAGAATTCGGGCATTAGGCTATCCAGCGCCCGGGACCTATAGTGAGTTTATTAAGCGTGCGTCAATCAAGGAAATCAGTGGTGTTCCCAAGGCTGAAGAAATGATTGCTTATCTTGTAAAGGCACAAGAGGCTACTGCTAAAACAGCCCGCAAACTATTTAATGTTGTAGATTCAGCGAACGACCAACCTACGGCTGATGTACTTACCCAAAGAATAGACATACATGAGAAAACAGCATGGATGCTGCGTAGCTTATTAGAGGACTAG
- a CDS encoding DUF1003 domain-containing protein — MGSVLTPTKEELLILESLREHRRKHRQRISRVGTSHLQEVLAPLTVGQRISDAVARTVGSWRFIIIQSLCICAWIFYNAMFSPNPWDPYPFILLNLMLSFQAAYTAPVIMMSQNRLSEVDRQQAGNDFEVNIKAELEIELLHQKIDVLKEKELLALTKAVEDLGAKIEAIRISG, encoded by the coding sequence ATGGGCAGCGTGTTGACTCCAACAAAAGAAGAGCTTCTTATTCTTGAGTCTCTCAGAGAGCATCGGCGTAAGCATCGTCAGCGTATTAGTCGTGTCGGGACTTCACATCTTCAGGAAGTGCTTGCGCCGCTAACAGTTGGTCAGAGGATTTCAGATGCAGTAGCTCGTACAGTAGGATCTTGGCGTTTTATCATCATTCAAAGCCTTTGTATTTGCGCTTGGATCTTCTATAACGCGATGTTCAGCCCAAACCCCTGGGATCCATATCCATTTATCTTATTAAATTTAATGTTGTCATTTCAGGCTGCCTATACTGCGCCCGTTATTATGATGAGTCAAAATCGTTTATCAGAGGTCGATCGACAGCAAGCAGGGAATGACTTTGAGGTCAACATCAAGGCAGAGTTAGAAATAGAATTACTGCATCAAAAAATTGATGTGCTGAAAGAAAAAGAACTATTAGCTTTAACAAAGGCAGTTGAAGATTTAGGCGCGAAGATCGAAGCTATTCGAATTTCAGGCTAA
- a CDS encoding haloacid dehalogenase type II, with product MYKLIAFDAYGTLFDVYSMGQLAESLFPGQGESLAIMWRDRQIEYTRLVTMSDPNPAGSQYYLPFWELTIRSLRYVCKRMKLDLNTATENRLMDQYAKLTAFEDSFSVLKQLKGLGMATAILSNGSREMLETVVQSNHLKPYLDQVVTVEEVKLFKTAPQSYQLLLDAFSVNKDEILFVSSNAWDAVGASWFGLDVFWVNRQGLPFEEIGNQPNFEGNSLSKVLEIFK from the coding sequence TTGTACAAATTAATCGCCTTTGACGCTTACGGTACTTTATTCGACGTGTACTCTATGGGGCAGTTAGCTGAATCGCTCTTTCCTGGTCAGGGAGAATCTCTTGCCATTATGTGGCGGGATCGTCAGATTGAATACACCCGCCTTGTCACTATGAGTGATCCCAATCCAGCGGGTAGTCAGTATTACTTGCCCTTCTGGGAGTTGACGATTCGTTCATTACGTTATGTATGTAAGCGGATGAAGCTAGACTTAAATACAGCCACTGAGAATCGTTTAATGGATCAGTACGCTAAGCTTACTGCGTTTGAAGATAGCTTTTCAGTATTAAAGCAGCTCAAAGGGCTGGGAATGGCGACAGCTATTCTTTCTAACGGTAGCCGTGAGATGCTAGAGACCGTTGTTCAAAGCAATCATCTAAAGCCTTATCTAGATCAAGTGGTTACTGTTGAGGAAGTAAAGCTATTTAAGACTGCGCCACAAAGTTACCAGCTTTTATTGGATGCTTTTTCTGTTAACAAAGATGAAATACTATTTGTATCTAGTAATGCTTGGGATGCTGTAGGCGCTTCTTGGTTTGGCTTGGATGTTTTTTGGGTTAATCGCCAAGGCTTGCCTTTTGAGGAGATCGGCAATCAGCCTAATTTTGAGGGCAACTCTTTATCAAAAGTGCTGGAGATTTTTAAGTAA
- a CDS encoding peroxiredoxin: MIDLSKTPDDLPIPQDDGAAKHLIGMLLPKISLASSNGKSIDLASYPEFLVIYCYPMTGQPNVALPDGWDQIPGARGCTPQSCSFRDHYQELKALNADVLGLSVQTTEYQKEMAERLHLPFPVVSDVDFQLQKALNLPTFIAAGMTLLKRLTIIARAGKIVAVHHPIFPSDSDPAWVIAYLQEHQ; encoded by the coding sequence ATGATCGATTTATCCAAAACCCCAGACGATTTACCAATTCCTCAAGATGATGGCGCCGCCAAACATCTGATTGGTATGCTTTTGCCGAAGATTTCATTGGCAAGTAGCAATGGAAAATCGATTGACCTTGCTTCATACCCCGAGTTCTTGGTGATCTACTGCTATCCAATGACTGGGCAGCCGAATGTAGCCCTGCCAGATGGCTGGGATCAGATCCCTGGTGCTCGTGGCTGCACTCCTCAGAGTTGCTCATTCAGAGATCACTATCAAGAGTTAAAAGCGTTAAATGCGGACGTACTTGGTCTTAGCGTTCAAACTACCGAGTATCAGAAGGAGATGGCTGAAAGACTGCACCTGCCATTTCCGGTGGTAAGCGATGTAGATTTTCAGTTGCAGAAGGCCTTAAATTTGCCTACTTTTATTGCTGCTGGAATGACTTTGCTGAAACGCCTAACAATCATTGCTCGGGCTGGAAAAATTGTTGCGGTGCATCACCCTATCTTCCCTAGCGATAGTGATCCTGCTTGGGTGATAGCTTATCTCCAAGAACATCAGTAA
- a CDS encoding EamA family transporter, whose translation MSSLEQYTKALVNNESKGMLIGFIGILIFSLTLPVSKIAVLSFDPYFIAFGRAALAGLVALAYLTYKEEAIPSRVDFVKFIVISLGVVFGFPIFTTVAMTQGSSSHGAVILGMMPLATTVIGVIRFKERPSLGFWLVSLLGAAIVMTYALMKNAGGFTHVDILLVLGGISACIGYVEGGELSRKMNPRAVISWALVISLPINLVMTYYLFDGTYISAGSTAWLSFVYLSLFPMFLGFFFWYEGLAIGGIARVSQVQLIQPFCTLLAASVLLGDSLTWMNLLFAVLVVSTVILGKKMLVKRGHQ comes from the coding sequence ATGTCATCTCTTGAACAATACACAAAGGCGCTAGTGAATAACGAAAGCAAAGGAATGCTAATTGGGTTTATAGGCATTTTGATTTTTAGCTTAACTTTGCCAGTCAGTAAGATTGCTGTTTTAAGCTTCGATCCGTATTTTATTGCATTTGGAAGGGCGGCATTAGCGGGCCTAGTCGCGCTAGCTTATCTTACATACAAAGAGGAGGCTATCCCCAGCAGAGTTGATTTTGTCAAATTCATCGTGATTTCTTTGGGGGTTGTTTTTGGTTTCCCAATTTTTACTACTGTAGCGATGACGCAAGGCTCTTCCTCTCATGGTGCCGTAATCCTCGGCATGATGCCCCTAGCTACCACCGTTATTGGAGTCATTCGATTTAAGGAGCGACCCTCTTTAGGATTTTGGTTAGTGTCTTTATTGGGCGCTGCTATTGTGATGACGTATGCATTAATGAAGAATGCTGGAGGCTTTACTCACGTAGATATTCTATTGGTGCTTGGTGGCATATCCGCTTGTATAGGCTATGTAGAGGGTGGCGAGTTATCTAGAAAGATGAATCCAAGAGCGGTCATTTCATGGGCATTGGTCATTTCTCTGCCAATTAATCTAGTGATGACATATTACTTATTTGACGGGACATACATTAGCGCTGGAAGTACTGCATGGCTCAGTTTTGTGTACCTAAGCCTATTTCCGATGTTCTTAGGCTTCTTCTTTTGGTACGAGGGCTTAGCCATTGGAGGTATTGCGCGCGTGAGTCAAGTGCAGCTCATTCAACCCTTTTGCACCCTTCTTGCTGCTAGTGTTCTGTTGGGCGATTCTCTGACCTGGATGAATCTCTTGTTTGCAGTACTAGTAGTGTCTACCGTCATCTTGGGCAAAAAGATGTTGGTTAAACGAGGTCACCAATAA
- a CDS encoding cytochrome ubiquinol oxidase subunit I, whose translation MLDTLVLSRIQFASNITFHILFPTITIALGWFLFYFKLKFIRTNNAVWNDAYKFWVKVFALTFALGVVSGITMSFQFGTNWPGYMKTVGNVAGPLLAYEVLTAFFLEATFLGVMLFGSNRVSQKTHLVASFLVAFGTSLSAFWIIVLNSWMQTPQGYSIINGVVHADSWMAIIFNPSMPYRLAHMMTASFLTAAFFVAGISAYRSLRGSSSAANTLTLKFAITVAAALIPAQILLGDMHGQNTLEYQPAKLAAMEGIWETSKNVPAVLFAIPDASTKSNLYELAIPNLASLYLTHSWDGEVKGLDAFGKDIPPVLPIFFAFRIMVGVGVLMLLISWVSYWRIRSRHELPKYLKIALVGMTFSGWVAVVSGWYVTEIGRQPFLVSGILRTADAVTTVSNSMVFSTLFMYLLLYVGLLSAYIWIVFYMARKADLPEATLGNTTS comes from the coding sequence ATGCTAGATACCCTCGTTCTCAGTCGCATTCAGTTTGCTAGCAATATCACTTTTCATATCTTATTTCCAACGATTACGATCGCTTTAGGGTGGTTTCTGTTCTATTTCAAGCTGAAATTTATTCGCACTAATAATGCAGTTTGGAACGATGCTTATAAATTTTGGGTGAAGGTCTTTGCCTTAACTTTTGCGCTGGGTGTGGTCAGCGGCATCACAATGAGCTTTCAGTTTGGAACAAATTGGCCTGGCTATATGAAAACTGTAGGCAATGTTGCTGGACCCTTGCTAGCGTATGAAGTGTTGACGGCATTTTTTCTAGAGGCTACTTTTCTAGGTGTAATGTTATTTGGAAGCAACCGCGTAAGCCAAAAGACACACTTAGTCGCTTCTTTTTTGGTCGCTTTTGGAACCAGCCTATCAGCCTTCTGGATCATCGTTTTAAATTCTTGGATGCAAACACCACAGGGTTACAGCATCATAAATGGGGTCGTGCACGCAGATAGTTGGATGGCAATTATCTTTAATCCATCGATGCCTTATCGATTAGCGCATATGATGACAGCCTCATTCTTAACAGCAGCATTTTTTGTTGCTGGAATATCGGCTTATCGATCTCTCAGAGGATCAAGTTCAGCAGCCAATACACTGACACTGAAGTTTGCCATAACCGTTGCAGCTGCTTTAATCCCAGCGCAGATTTTGTTAGGTGATATGCATGGACAAAATACTCTGGAATATCAGCCGGCAAAGTTAGCTGCAATGGAGGGTATTTGGGAGACATCCAAAAACGTTCCCGCAGTATTGTTTGCTATTCCAGATGCATCTACTAAATCGAATTTATATGAGCTCGCAATTCCGAATTTGGCTTCACTCTACTTAACGCACTCTTGGGATGGCGAAGTCAAGGGCTTAGATGCGTTTGGCAAGGATATCCCTCCTGTGCTGCCAATATTCTTTGCATTTCGAATCATGGTTGGTGTGGGGGTGTTGATGCTGCTTATTTCTTGGGTTAGTTATTGGCGGATAAGAAGTCGTCATGAGTTGCCAAAGTATCTCAAGATTGCATTGGTGGGAATGACCTTTTCAGGATGGGTTGCCGTAGTTTCGGGTTGGTATGTGACTGAGATCGGAAGACAGCCATTTTTAGTTAGTGGTATTTTGAGAACTGCGGATGCGGTGACTACCGTCTCTAACTCCATGGTGTTTAGCACGTTGTTTATGTATCTATTGCTTTACGTAGGCCTGCTCAGTGCTTATATCTGGATCGTTTTCTATATGGCCAGAAAAGCAGATTTACCAGAAGCAACATTAGGGAATACGACATCATGA